The genome window TTTTTGCCAATCGAATGACTTTGGAGCGAAGCATCCAGGCTATACCACAAATCCAGCGCTATGGATTTGGGAATTTGATCCAGTTGGGCGTTTAGTTCAAACAGACTGATGAAGGAAGTCGGGTGCTTTTTAATGAAATTCAGGGTGTGGTCATTGATCTGCTGGGTTATAGTCGCCCGCTCTTTCTTCCACTTGGCCATACCCGCCGCATCCGCCTGTTGTCTGGCTTTCTCGCTTGCCTTGAGTACAGCAACAAGGCGTTTTCTTAGAGGTTCTCTCTCATTAGCCAGCAAAGTTTCATCGTCCATGGTTGGCGACCCGCTGATCGTAGCGTCATAAACTGAATCGGCATTCATCGTTATGCTAATCAGATTCCGATCCAGAATAAACGGTTTCCAGCCGCTCGTTCCTTCGACCAGAAGGGCGTAATAATTCGCTTCTGGAATGGTACCCTTAAAGAAAAAATAGCCCCATTTCGACACGCACGAATCCAGCATGACTGCCTTGCGTCCGTGGGTCATTACCGCGTCCCGTTTAGCCAGGTAAACTTTGCGGTCGGTTGACGAAGTGAGCTTTCCTTTGATTTGGTAATGAATGGGTAGCTGGCACA of Tellurirhabdus bombi contains these proteins:
- a CDS encoding TlpA disulfide reductase family protein; amino-acid sequence: MKTLALLILVLLTTPAVCQLPIHYQIKGKLTSSTDRKVYLAKRDAVMTHGRKAVMLDSCVSKWGYFFFKGTIPEANYYALLVEGTSGWKPFILDRNLISITMNADSVYDATISGSPTMDDETLLANEREPLRKRLVAVLKASEKARQQADAAGMAKWKKERATITQQINDHTLNFIKKHPTSFISLFELNAQLDQIPKSIALDLWYSLDASLQSHSIGKKIFEKVGDKSEKLTKRQPAPNFTQPDLKGRRISISDFQGKVVLVDFWASWCEPCRAERLKLKNLYDRYRDKGFHIVSISLDQNKLAWKKALKKDGSIWTDVVDLSGGKQTVAERYGNQTVPTNILIDREGNVIRKGLHGDALDSELAGLFRGH